In Brassica rapa cultivar Chiifu-401-42 chromosome A06, CAAS_Brap_v3.01, whole genome shotgun sequence, a single window of DNA contains:
- the LOC103872544 gene encoding NDR1/HIN1-like protein 13, whose protein sequence is MTDDRVYPASKPPGAATANPTFPANKAQLYNANRPAYRQPASRRRMHSRGCCCRCCCWTIFVILLLIAAAAAASAVVYLIYRPQRPSFTVSSLKVSSLNFTSANHLATAISLSVIAKNPNKNVGFNYDVTDITVYKTSPGDDDVVIGKGSIPSFVHGKKNTTLLKSTIGSPPGDLDELSAGKLKGELKAKKAVAVKIVLDTKVKVKMGSVKSPKSGIRVTCEGIKAAAPSGKKATTAATSGAKCKVDLRIKIWKFTF, encoded by the coding sequence ATGACAGACGACAGAGTTTACCCGGCGTCGAAACCTCCCGGCGCAGCCACCGCCAACCCCACTTTCCCGGCGAACAAAGCTCAGCTCTACAACGCTAACCGCCCCGCTTACCGTCAACCAGCCTCCCGCCGCCGCATGCACAGCCGCGGATGCTGCTGCCGCTGCTGCTGCTGGACGATATTCGTGATCCTCCTCCTGatcgccgccgccgccgccgcgtCCGCCGTCGTGTACCTAATCTACCGTCCTCAACGCCCGAGCTTCACCGTCTCTTCCCTCAAAGTCTCCTCTCTCAACTTCACCTCCGCCAACCACCTCGCCACCGCCATCTCCCTCTCCGTCATCGCCAAGAACCCCAACAAGAACGTCGGGTTCAACTACGACGTCACCGACATCACGGTCTACAAAACCTCTCCCGGAGACGATGACGTCGTCATCGGTAAAGGCTCGATCCCGTCGTTTGTCCACGGGAAGAAGAACACGACTCTGCTGAAATCGACGATCGGGAGTCCTCCGGGAGATCTTGATGAGCTGTCGGCGGGGAAGCTCAAGGGGGAGCTGAAGGCGAAGAAAGCGGTGGCGGTTAAGATTGTTCTTGATACGAAGGTGAAGGTGAAGATGGGATCTGTGAAAAGCCCTAAGTCGGGGATTAGGGTTACTTGCGAAGGGATTAAAGCGGCGGCTCCGTCGGGGAAGAAGGCGACGACGGCTGCTACCTCGGGCGCGAAGTGTAAGGTTGATCTTAGGATCAAGATCTGGAAATTTACTTTTTAA
- the LOC103872545 gene encoding putative pentatricopeptide repeat-containing protein At1g17630, with product MQVLTTLKFSFFFPLVPLFDLMVHPSFWRFRLQVTPSRLRNRCFHTSPGAYTPISYPQRIVSVSSCWSLTTDNYDHQSLFRYFNLVLESCVTAQQCQQVHAQLLLSDLIYRSGSSLPAKLVSVYTRFGFLHDARNVFDTVPLVLYSDLHLWNSILKSNVTHGQHENALELYDAMRERGLTGDGFILPLILRACRYSSRLGLCRALHSHVIKIGLLENLYVANELLTLYPKAGRMSDAYKLFVEMPVRNRISWNVMISGYSQEHDCESAVRVFEWMQREEFVPDEVTWTSVLSCHSQSGKFEDVIKYFDVMKMSVNAVSGEALAVFFSVCAELGAFSTAEKVHVFVIKGGFEEYLPSKNALTYVYGKQGRVKEAEQLFRQIRNKGIESWNALITSFVDAGKLDEALSLFTELEEMNGFCNVKANVVTWTSIIKGCNVQGRGDDSLEYFRRMQFSKVLSNSVTICCILSICAELPALNLGKEIHGHVIRTSMSDNILVQNALVNMYSKCGSLGEGNQVFEAIRDKDLISWNSMIKGYGMHGFGEKALSMFDRMIKSGLHPDGIAMVAVLSACSHAGLVEKGREIFNSMSNRFGIEPQQEHYACIVDLLGRVGFLKEASEIVKSMPMEPNVCVLGALLNSCRMHKNMDIAEDVASQLFDLEPEKTGSYMLLSNTYSASGRWEDSAKVRALAKKKDLKKLSGSSWIELKKKVYKFSSGSSEQSEFSSVYPVLEDLVSHMWKKGPTHDGHHYEDDHDLWKA from the coding sequence ATGCAAGTTCTCACAACTttaaaattttcctttttctttcctTTGGTTCCCCTCTTCGACTTGATGGTTCACCCTTCTTTCTGGCGATTTCGTCTTCAAGTAACCCCTTCGCGTCTTCGCAATCGTTGTTTCCACACCTCTCCGGGTGCATACACACCAATCTCTTATCCTCAGAGGATCGTTTCGGTTTCCTCATGCTGGTCACTTACGACTGATAATTACGATCATCAATCCCTCTTCCGTTACTTCAACCTCGTTCTTGAATCATGCGTGACAGCTCAGCAATGCCAACAAGTTCACGCCCAACTACTTCTATCCGATCTAATCTACCGTTCCGGGTCATCATTACCTGCGAAACTCGTCTCGGTTTACACCCGGTTCGGTTTCCTCCACGATGCCCGTAACGTGTTCGACACTGTTCCGCTTGTTCTGTACTCGGATTTACATTTATGGAACTCGATTTTAAAATCCAACGTCACTCACGGACAACACGAGAACGCGCTTGAGCTCTACGATGCAATGCGTGAACGAGGTCTCACTGGGGACGGGTTTATCTTACCATTGATCCTTCGAGCTTGTCGTTACTCAAGTCGTCTTGGTTTGTGCAGGGCTTTACATAGTCATGTGATTAAGATCGGTTTGCTAGAGAATCTCTATGTAGCGAACGAGTTGCTCACCCTGTATCCAAAGGCGGGAAGGATGAGTGATGCATACAAGCTGTTCGTCGAAATGCCTGTGAGAAACCGTATATCGTGGAACGTCATGATCTCAGGTTATTCTCAAGAGCATGACTGTGAAAGTGCTGTTAGGGTTTTTGAATGGATGCAACGCGAAGAGTTTGTACCGGACGAAGTGACTTGGACTTCGGTTTTGTCTTGTCATTCTCAGAGTGGGAAGTTTGAAGATGTGATCAAGTATTTTGATGTTATGAAGATGAGTGTGAATGCAGTTAGCGGCGAAGCTCTTGCTGTGTTCTTCTCTGTCTGTGCTGAGTTGGGAGCGTTTAGTACTGCTGAGAAGGTTCATGTGTTTGTTATAAAAGGTGGGTTTGAAGAGTATTTGCCATCGAAGAACGCGTTGACATACGTGTACGGGAAGCAAGGGAGGGTTAAAGAAGCTGAGCAGTTGTTTAGGCAGATAAGGAACAAAGGTATAGAGAGCTGGAATGCTTTGATAACATCGTTTGTGGATGCTGGTAAACTAGACGAGGCGCTTTCGTTGTTTACTGAGTTGGAGGAGATGAATGGCTTTTGTAACGTCAAGGCTAATGTGGTTACATGGACTTCCATTATCAAGGGGTGTAACGTGCAAGGAAGAGGAGATGATTCGCTTGAGTATTTCCGGCGAATGCAATTTTCGAAAGTTTTGTCTAATTCAGTGACGATTTGTTGTATACTATCCATCTGTGCGGAGCTTCCAGCTTTGAATCTGGGGAAAGAGATCCACGGACATGTGATTAGAACCTCGATGAGCGATAACATTCTGGTTCAGAATGCGTTGGTGAATATGTACAGCAAATGTGGGTCACTCGGTGAGGGGAATCAAGTATTTGAAGCAATTAGGGACAAGGATTTGATCTCATGGAACTCGATGATCAAAGGTTATGGTATGCATGGGTTTGGTGAGAAAGCTCTGAGTATGTTCGACAGAATGATAAAATCCGGGTTACATCCTGATGGGATTGCTATGGTAGCTGTTCTTTCGGCATGTAGCCACGCAGGGCTGGTTGAAAAGGGGCGCGAAATTTTCAATTCGATGAGCAACAGATTTGGAATAGAGCCACAACAAGAGCATTATGCATGTATTGTTGACCTCCTTGGTCGTGTAGGGTTTCTGAAAGAAGCTAGCGAGATTGTGAAGAGCATGCCGATGGAGCCCAACGTCTGTGTGCTGGGAGCTCTATTAAATTCTTGCCGGATGCATAAAAATATGGACATCGCAGAGGATGTAGCATCACAGCTTTTCGATCTTGAGCCTGAGAAGACAGGAAGCTATATGTTGCTGTCTAACACTTACTCTGCTAGCGGAAGATGGGAAGATTCTGCAAAGGTTAGGGCCTTGGCGAAGAAAAAGGATCTTAAGAAACTTTCTGGAAGCAGTTGGATTGAGTTAAAGAAGAAAGTGTACAAATTCTCGTCAGGATCATCAGAACAGAGCGAGTTTTCGAGCGTCTACCCGGTTCTCGAGGATTTGGTTAGTCACATGTGGAAGAAAGGTCCTACACACGATGGACATCATTACGAGGATGATCATGACTTATGGAAAGCGTGA